One stretch of Streptomyces sp. NBC_00443 DNA includes these proteins:
- a CDS encoding MHYT domain-containing protein, with amino-acid sequence MQGTIDGFSYGLVTPLVAYLMACLGGALGLRCTTRSMLVSQSWRPGWLALGSAAIGSGIWTMHFVAMMGFTVEGTPIHYDKPMTFASLAVAIVMVGVGIFIVGYKGARGTALFTGGTITGLGIASMHYLGMAGMRLNGKLEYNTLTVGISVAIAMVAATAALWAAGQVRGLMWSVGASLVMGLAVSGMHYTGMAALSVHLHSTDAPATGDSPAGLLAPMLVGPLAFLILAGAVVLFDPHMVMGKPAAVPAEHKPGVPAHTTVPHQARRPQLRTRRNQDHRGSRTPQNH; translated from the coding sequence ATGCAGGGCACGATCGACGGATTCAGCTACGGACTCGTCACCCCGCTGGTGGCCTACCTCATGGCCTGCCTCGGCGGTGCGCTCGGCCTGCGCTGCACCACCAGATCGATGCTCGTCTCGCAGTCCTGGCGCCCGGGCTGGCTCGCCCTGGGCTCGGCGGCCATCGGCTCCGGCATATGGACCATGCACTTCGTCGCGATGATGGGGTTCACGGTCGAGGGGACACCGATCCACTACGACAAGCCGATGACGTTCGCGAGCCTCGCGGTCGCCATCGTCATGGTCGGCGTAGGGATCTTCATCGTCGGCTACAAAGGTGCCCGCGGAACTGCTCTGTTCACCGGCGGCACCATCACCGGCCTGGGCATCGCCTCGATGCATTACCTGGGCATGGCCGGCATGCGGCTCAACGGCAAGCTGGAATACAACACGCTGACCGTCGGCATCTCCGTCGCCATAGCGATGGTGGCTGCCACTGCCGCGCTGTGGGCCGCAGGGCAGGTCAGAGGCCTCATGTGGAGTGTGGGCGCCAGCCTCGTCATGGGCCTCGCCGTCAGCGGCATGCACTACACCGGCATGGCCGCCCTCAGTGTCCATCTGCACAGCACGGACGCGCCCGCGACCGGCGACTCACCCGCCGGCCTGCTCGCGCCGATGCTGGTCGGCCCGCTCGCTTTCCTCATCCTCGCCGGCGCCGTAGTCCTGTTCGACCCGCACATGGTCATGGGGAAACCGGCAGCGGTCCCCGCCGAGCACAAGCCGGGCGTCCCGGCCCACACGACCGTCCCGCACCAGGCCCGCCGCCCGCAGCTGCGCACCCGCCGCAACCAGGACCACCGAGGCTCCCGGACCCCGCAGAACCACTGA
- the uvrB gene encoding excinuclease ABC subunit UvrB, whose translation MRPVSSIERTVAPFEVVSPYQPSGDQPQAIADLARRVGAGEKDVVLLGATGTGKSATTAWMIEKLQRPTLVMAPNKTLAAQLANEFRELLPNNAVEYFVSYYDYYQPEAYVPQSDTYIEKDSSINEEVERLRHSATNSLLTRRDVVVVASVSCIYGLGTPQEYVDRMVPLKVGDEVDRDQLLRRFVDIQYTRNDLAFSRGTFRVRGDTIEIFPVYEELAVRIEMFGDEIEALSTLHPLTGEIISDDEQLYIFPATHYVAGPERLERAANDIEKELGERLSELENQGKLLEAQRLRMRTTYDLEMLRQIGSCSGVENYSMHFDGRSPGSPPNTLLDYFPDDFLLVIDESHVTVPQIGAMYEGDASRKRTLVDHGFRLPSALDNRPLKWEEFQERIGQTVYLSATPGKYELSRGDGHVEQIIRPTGLIDPEVVVKPTEGQIDDLVHEIRERVERDERVLVTTLTKKMAEDLTEYFLELGIQVRYLHSDVDTLRRVELLRELRAGEFDVLVGINLLREGLDLPEVSLVAILDADKEGFLRSGTSLIQTIGRAARNVSGQVHMYADKITPAMEKAIDETNRRREKQVAYNTERGIDPQPLRKKINDIVAQIAREDVDTEQLLGSGYRAKKDGRGTKAPVPSLGDKTKGAKASKSAKGKAKETVPTDRPAADLAEQIEELTERMRAAAADLQFEIAARLRDEVSEMKKELRQMKEAGLA comes from the coding sequence ATGCGGCCCGTTTCCAGCATCGAACGCACGGTGGCGCCCTTCGAGGTCGTCAGCCCCTACCAGCCCAGCGGCGACCAGCCGCAGGCCATCGCCGATCTCGCCCGGCGCGTCGGAGCCGGCGAGAAGGACGTCGTCCTGCTCGGCGCGACCGGCACCGGCAAGTCCGCCACCACCGCGTGGATGATCGAGAAGCTCCAGCGCCCCACCTTGGTGATGGCGCCGAACAAGACGCTGGCCGCCCAGCTGGCGAACGAGTTCCGCGAGCTGCTGCCGAACAACGCCGTCGAGTACTTCGTCTCGTACTACGACTACTACCAGCCCGAGGCCTACGTCCCGCAGTCGGACACCTACATCGAGAAGGACTCCTCGATCAACGAGGAGGTCGAGCGCCTGCGCCACTCCGCGACGAACTCGCTGCTCACCCGCCGCGACGTCGTCGTGGTCGCCTCGGTCTCCTGCATCTACGGCCTCGGCACCCCGCAGGAGTACGTGGACCGCATGGTCCCCCTCAAGGTCGGCGACGAGGTCGACCGGGACCAGCTGCTGCGCCGTTTCGTGGACATCCAGTACACGCGCAACGACCTCGCCTTCAGCCGCGGCACGTTCCGCGTGCGCGGCGACACCATCGAGATCTTCCCGGTCTACGAGGAACTCGCCGTCCGTATCGAGATGTTCGGCGACGAGATCGAGGCACTGTCCACGCTCCACCCGCTCACCGGCGAGATCATCAGCGACGACGAGCAGCTGTACATCTTCCCGGCCACCCACTACGTCGCGGGCCCCGAGCGCTTGGAGCGGGCCGCCAACGACATCGAGAAGGAGCTCGGCGAGCGCCTGTCCGAGCTGGAGAACCAGGGCAAGCTCCTGGAGGCACAGCGCCTGCGGATGCGTACGACCTATGACCTCGAGATGCTCCGTCAGATCGGCAGCTGCTCCGGTGTCGAGAACTACTCGATGCACTTCGACGGCCGCTCGCCCGGCTCCCCGCCGAACACACTGCTGGACTACTTCCCGGACGACTTCCTGCTCGTCATCGACGAGTCGCACGTCACCGTGCCGCAGATCGGAGCCATGTACGAGGGTGACGCCTCCCGCAAGCGCACCCTCGTCGACCACGGCTTCCGCCTGCCCTCCGCCCTCGACAACCGCCCCCTGAAGTGGGAGGAGTTCCAGGAGCGCATCGGGCAGACGGTCTACCTGTCGGCGACCCCGGGCAAGTACGAACTCTCCCGCGGGGACGGTCACGTCGAGCAGATCATCCGCCCCACCGGCCTCATCGACCCTGAAGTCGTCGTCAAGCCCACCGAGGGGCAGATCGACGACCTGGTGCACGAGATCCGGGAGCGTGTCGAGAGGGACGAGCGCGTCCTGGTGACCACCCTGACCAAGAAGATGGCCGAGGACCTCACCGAGTACTTCCTGGAGCTCGGCATCCAGGTGCGCTATCTGCACAGCGACGTCGACACCCTGCGCCGCGTCGAGCTGCTGCGCGAGCTGCGCGCCGGCGAGTTCGACGTCCTCGTCGGCATCAACCTCCTCCGCGAAGGTCTCGACCTGCCCGAGGTGTCACTCGTGGCGATCCTCGACGCCGACAAGGAGGGCTTCCTGCGCTCCGGCACCTCCCTCATCCAGACCATCGGCCGCGCGGCGCGCAATGTCTCCGGCCAGGTTCACATGTACGCCGACAAGATCACCCCGGCGATGGAGAAGGCCATCGACGAGACCAACCGCCGCCGGGAGAAGCAGGTCGCGTACAACACGGAGAGGGGCATCGACCCCCAGCCGCTGCGCAAGAAGATCAACGACATCGTCGCGCAGATCGCCCGCGAGGACGTCGACACCGAGCAGTTGCTCGGCTCCGGCTACCGAGCCAAGAAGGACGGCCGGGGCACCAAGGCCCCGGTGCCCTCCCTCGGTGACAAGACCAAGGGCGCGAAGGCGAGCAAGTCCGCCAAGGGCAAGGCGAAGGAGACGGTGCCGACCGACCGCCCGGCGGCCGATCTCGCCGAGCAGATCGAGGAGTTGACGGAGCGTATGCGTGCCGCGGCCGCGGATCTGCAGTTCGAGATCGCGGCCCGGCTGCGCGACGAGGTGTCCGAGATGAAGAAGGAGTTGCGCCAGATGAAGGAGGCGGGCCTGGCCTGA
- a CDS encoding TerD family protein, with protein MTVNMTKGQAISLQKNDGGSLTAVRMGLGWQAAPRRGLFGSRTREVDLDASAVLFADKQPVDVVFFRHLVSDDGSVRHTGDNLVGGVGQGGDDEAILVDLARIPVHIDQIVFTVNSFTGQTFQEVQNAFCRLVDETNGQELARYTLAGGGQYTAQIMAKVHRSGPGWSMTAVGTPANGRTFQDLMPAILPHL; from the coding sequence GTGACCGTCAACATGACCAAGGGTCAGGCCATCAGTCTGCAGAAGAACGACGGCGGCAGCCTGACCGCGGTGCGCATGGGTCTCGGCTGGCAGGCGGCTCCCCGGCGCGGCCTGTTCGGCTCGCGCACGCGGGAGGTCGACCTCGACGCCTCCGCCGTCCTGTTCGCGGACAAGCAGCCGGTCGACGTCGTCTTCTTCCGTCACCTGGTGAGCGACGACGGCTCGGTTCGCCACACCGGTGACAACCTCGTCGGCGGTGTCGGCCAGGGCGGCGACGACGAGGCGATCCTCGTCGACCTCGCGCGCATCCCGGTCCACATCGACCAGATCGTCTTCACCGTGAACTCCTTCACGGGCCAGACCTTCCAGGAGGTGCAGAACGCGTTCTGCCGCCTGGTCGACGAGACCAACGGCCAGGAGCTCGCCCGCTACACGCTGGCCGGCGGCGGCCAGTACACGGCGCAGATCATGGCGAAGGTGCACCGTTCGGGTCCGGGCTGGTCGATGACGGCCGTCGGCACCCCGGCCAACGGCCGTACCTTCCAGGACCTGATGCCGGCGATCCTGCCGCACCTGTAG
- a CDS encoding TerD family protein, which produces MTAELVRGQNHPLSQARLEIRISAGTPIVAVATLGDEQGRIHGVEWVAHPGAPTLPGLEVSRQAAADHRLAVDLDAMPEAVHRVSVLLALPTGAGGPTRFGAVATPFVAVTGLDGTEVASYTITGLEAESAVVALELYRRQDAWKVRAIGQGYDGGLADLFTDQGLPQAQQLAGSINEAVAQGMARSVPAPPPRTDGDRSRQAAAPALGPDQGGPASQGTSGPVSQPTSPYGTQTPGAPDQPTPPPTSPYGTQAPGIPGQPAAQPSFQGGPGATDPAQPSAPTSGGPINYSHPGRQNTAPPPPPPTAPPAQPGQPTQPVAGDATGWSMDERLYNQVWGMFEDLARTTAAYRSAVDFADSRMEKELDQVLSDPRSRIGGQGDAAREAAQAKHTQLVNQARATLDRDIAQLTAESEVVEPALPHAYARWDNPVWHGYRVPMEIPMALRLGDLHLPESEWLRIPMLVRLPLERGLWVDSGGSGSLDGSFTDSHDLRRLAMETAVAHAARLLAVYPAGEFTVHVIDPAGSGAQALVALVQSGVLAAPPAVGAAGVAEVLARLTQRVDLVQMAVRGGAPDSLPPDFDTSEQLLIVNDFPHGFDDRAVNQLRYLADEGPAVGVHLMMVADREEAAAYGPLLDPLWRSLMRLTPTPDDHLADPWVGHAWTYEPPLVPPGSQVLQHVLAQVAAARAKYR; this is translated from the coding sequence ATGACGGCCGAGCTGGTGCGGGGGCAGAACCACCCGCTCTCCCAGGCCCGTCTGGAGATCCGGATCTCGGCCGGCACACCGATCGTGGCCGTAGCCACACTCGGCGACGAGCAGGGCAGGATCCACGGCGTCGAGTGGGTGGCCCATCCCGGTGCCCCCACCCTGCCCGGCCTCGAGGTCTCCCGGCAGGCGGCCGCCGACCATCGCCTCGCGGTGGACCTGGACGCCATGCCGGAGGCCGTCCACCGTGTCAGTGTGCTGCTCGCCCTGCCGACGGGGGCCGGCGGCCCGACCCGGTTCGGCGCCGTCGCGACCCCCTTCGTCGCGGTCACCGGCCTCGACGGCACCGAGGTCGCCAGTTACACGATCACCGGCCTGGAGGCCGAGTCGGCCGTCGTGGCGCTGGAGCTCTACCGCCGCCAGGACGCCTGGAAGGTACGCGCCATCGGCCAGGGGTACGACGGTGGCCTCGCCGACCTCTTCACCGACCAGGGCCTGCCCCAGGCCCAGCAACTCGCGGGCAGCATCAACGAAGCGGTGGCCCAGGGCATGGCCCGCTCCGTGCCGGCACCCCCGCCACGCACCGACGGCGACCGCTCCCGGCAGGCGGCTGCGCCGGCCCTCGGCCCGGACCAGGGCGGCCCCGCATCGCAGGGCACATCAGGCCCCGTGTCGCAGCCGACATCGCCGTACGGCACGCAGACGCCCGGCGCGCCCGACCAGCCGACGCCGCCGCCGACGTCCCCGTACGGCACCCAGGCGCCCGGCATACCGGGCCAGCCCGCGGCGCAGCCGTCGTTCCAGGGCGGACCCGGCGCCACCGACCCGGCGCAGCCGTCCGCTCCCACCTCGGGCGGCCCCATCAACTACAGCCACCCGGGCCGTCAGAACACGGCTCCGCCGCCGCCCCCACCGACCGCACCCCCGGCACAGCCCGGGCAGCCGACGCAGCCCGTGGCGGGCGACGCCACCGGCTGGTCCATGGACGAGCGGCTCTACAACCAGGTGTGGGGCATGTTCGAGGACCTGGCCCGCACGACCGCCGCCTACCGCAGCGCGGTCGACTTCGCCGACTCGCGCATGGAGAAGGAACTCGACCAGGTTCTGTCGGACCCGCGCAGCCGGATCGGCGGTCAGGGCGACGCCGCGCGCGAGGCGGCCCAGGCCAAACACACACAGCTCGTCAACCAGGCCAGGGCCACGCTCGACCGGGACATCGCCCAGCTCACCGCCGAGTCCGAGGTCGTCGAACCCGCGCTGCCGCATGCGTACGCGCGCTGGGACAACCCCGTCTGGCACGGCTACCGGGTACCGATGGAGATCCCCATGGCCCTGCGCCTGGGCGACCTCCACCTGCCCGAGAGCGAGTGGCTGCGCATCCCGATGCTGGTCCGGCTGCCGCTGGAGCGGGGCCTGTGGGTCGACAGCGGAGGCAGCGGCTCGCTCGACGGCTCCTTCACGGACTCCCATGACCTGCGGCGCCTCGCGATGGAGACGGCGGTGGCACACGCGGCACGGCTGCTCGCCGTCTATCCGGCGGGCGAGTTCACCGTGCATGTCATCGATCCCGCCGGTTCGGGCGCCCAGGCACTCGTAGCGCTGGTGCAGAGCGGCGTGCTCGCTGCCCCGCCCGCCGTGGGCGCGGCCGGTGTCGCGGAGGTCCTCGCGCGGCTCACCCAGCGGGTCGACCTGGTGCAGATGGCGGTGCGCGGCGGTGCTCCCGACTCTCTGCCGCCCGATTTCGACACCTCCGAGCAGCTGCTGATCGTCAACGACTTCCCGCACGGGTTCGACGACCGTGCCGTGAACCAGCTGCGCTACCTGGCGGACGAGGGCCCGGCCGTCGGCGTCCACCTGATGATGGTTGCGGACCGCGAGGAGGCGGCCGCCTACGGCCCGCTGCTCGACCCGCTGTGGCGCTCGCTGATGCGACTGACCCCGACGCCGGACGATCACCTCGCCGACCCGTGGGTGGGGCATGCCTGGACCTACGAGCCCCCGCTCGTGCCGCCCGGCAGCCAGGTGCTCCAGCACGTACTCGCACAGGTCGCCGCAGCTCGGGCCAAGTACCGGTAA
- a CDS encoding TerC family protein, which yields MEVSTTLWVLTIVGLAALIAVDFFIGRKPHDVSIKEAGIWTGVWIALAGLFGLGLLIFGGGQAGGEFFAGFITEKSLSVDNLFVFVLIMAKFAVPSQYQQRVLLVGVLIALVLRAIFIAAGAAILASFAWVFYLFGAFLIWTAWKLIQEARAGDEDEEFEENKLLKAAERRFGVADRYHGTKLWIQENGKRVMTPMLVVMLAIGTTDVLFALDSIPAIFGLTQDPYIVFTANAFALMGLRQLYFLIGGLLRKLVHLSYGLSIILGFIGVKLVLHALHESGVHVPEISIPVSLGVICSVLIVTTITSLRASKKKAAAEAAQQGRSEGAPKDSIDV from the coding sequence GTGGAAGTTTCCACGACCCTTTGGGTCCTGACCATCGTGGGCCTTGCCGCCCTGATCGCCGTCGATTTCTTCATCGGCCGCAAGCCGCACGACGTCTCGATCAAGGAAGCCGGTATCTGGACGGGCGTCTGGATCGCCCTGGCCGGCCTCTTCGGCCTCGGCCTGCTCATCTTCGGCGGCGGACAGGCCGGCGGCGAGTTCTTCGCGGGCTTCATCACCGAGAAGTCGCTGAGTGTCGACAACCTCTTCGTCTTCGTCCTGATCATGGCGAAGTTCGCTGTGCCGTCCCAGTACCAGCAGCGAGTGCTGCTGGTCGGTGTCCTCATAGCCCTGGTGCTGCGGGCGATCTTCATCGCCGCGGGGGCCGCGATCCTCGCCAGCTTCGCGTGGGTGTTCTACCTCTTCGGTGCCTTCCTGATCTGGACCGCCTGGAAGCTCATCCAGGAGGCCCGGGCCGGCGACGAGGACGAGGAGTTCGAGGAGAACAAGCTGCTGAAGGCGGCCGAGCGCAGGTTCGGTGTCGCCGACCGGTACCACGGCACCAAGCTGTGGATCCAGGAGAACGGCAAGCGGGTCATGACCCCGATGCTGGTCGTGATGCTGGCTATCGGTACCACCGACGTGCTCTTCGCCCTCGACTCCATCCCGGCGATCTTCGGCCTGACCCAGGACCCGTACATCGTGTTCACGGCCAACGCCTTCGCGCTGATGGGTCTGCGGCAGCTGTACTTCCTGATCGGTGGCCTGCTGAGGAAGCTGGTCCACCTCAGCTACGGCCTGTCGATCATCCTCGGCTTCATCGGCGTCAAGCTGGTGCTGCACGCCTTGCACGAGTCCGGGGTGCACGTCCCCGAGATCAGCATTCCGGTCTCGCTCGGCGTGATCTGCTCCGTCCTGATCGTCACCACGATCACCAGCCTGAGGGCCTCCAAGAAGAAGGCGGCGGCCGAGGCGGCGCAGCAGGGGCGGAGCGAAGGCGCTCCGAAGGACAGCATCGACGTCTGA
- a CDS encoding calcium:proton antiporter, translated as MIDRLRSLTTGWTYLVPVLAVVLLAFTWGRDLSGAVVALVTLVLAGAVLAAVHHAEVVAHRVGEPFGSLVLAVAVTIIEVALIVTLMVDGGDKSSTLARDTVFAAVMITCNGIVGLCLLVASLRHRTAVFNPEGTGAALATVATLATLSLVLPTFTTSKPGPEFSTVQLTFAAVSSLILYGLFVTTQTVRHRDYFLPITRQGDVITAEDHAVAPSRRTALISLGLLGLALVGVVGLAKGVSPTIESGVAAADLPHAVVGVIIALLVLLPETIAALRSARRDRVQTSLNLALGSAMASIGLTIPAVALASIWLSGPLVLGLGPTHMVLLALTVVVSALTVVPGRATPLQGGVHLVLFAAYLELALNP; from the coding sequence ATGATCGATCGGCTCAGGTCGCTCACGACAGGGTGGACGTACCTCGTGCCGGTGCTCGCGGTCGTCCTGCTGGCCTTCACCTGGGGACGGGACCTGTCCGGCGCGGTCGTTGCGCTGGTGACGCTGGTCCTCGCGGGTGCCGTCCTGGCCGCCGTACACCACGCTGAGGTGGTCGCGCACCGCGTCGGCGAACCCTTCGGCTCCCTCGTCCTCGCCGTCGCCGTCACGATCATCGAGGTCGCCCTGATCGTGACCCTGATGGTCGATGGCGGCGACAAGAGCTCCACCCTCGCCCGGGACACGGTCTTCGCGGCCGTGATGATCACCTGTAACGGCATCGTCGGCCTGTGTCTGCTGGTCGCCTCGCTGCGGCACCGTACGGCGGTCTTCAACCCCGAGGGCACCGGCGCCGCCCTCGCGACAGTCGCCACCCTGGCCACGCTCAGCCTCGTGCTGCCGACGTTCACCACGAGCAAGCCGGGCCCGGAATTCTCCACCGTGCAGCTGACGTTCGCCGCGGTCTCCTCGCTGATCCTGTACGGCCTGTTCGTGACCACCCAGACCGTGCGGCACCGCGACTACTTCCTCCCCATCACCCGGCAGGGCGACGTGATCACCGCGGAGGACCACGCCGTCGCGCCCTCCCGCCGCACAGCCCTGATCAGCTTGGGGCTGCTGGGCCTGGCCCTGGTCGGCGTGGTCGGCCTGGCGAAGGGGGTGTCGCCGACCATCGAGTCAGGAGTGGCGGCGGCCGACCTTCCGCATGCCGTCGTCGGCGTGATCATCGCCCTGTTGGTGCTGCTTCCCGAGACGATCGCTGCGCTTCGCTCCGCCCGTCGCGACCGTGTGCAGACCAGTCTGAACCTCGCGCTCGGCTCGGCGATGGCCAGTATCGGCCTGACCATCCCCGCGGTCGCCCTGGCCTCCATCTGGCTCTCCGGCCCGCTCGTCCTCGGCCTCGGCCCCACCCACATGGTGCTGCTCGCCCTGACGGTCGTGGTGAGTGCGCTGACCGTGGTGCCGGGGCGGGCTACACCGCTGCAAGGTGGCGTCCACCTGGTGCTGTTCGCGGCCTACCTGGAGCTCGCGCTCAATCCGTAG
- a CDS encoding MFS transporter, whose product MLRLAAASLAGTAIEFYDFFVYGTAAALVLGPLFFPTFSPLAGTLAAFATFGVGFVARPLGSVLFGHIGDRHGRRPVLVASLLLTGASTVAVGCVPTYDTIGVTAPLLLLLLRFLQGLGLGGEWGGAVLLTVEHAPAGRRGLWSSFPQVGPALGFLLANGVVLGLSATLSDAQFAAWGWRVPFWAAGVLALVGLWLRSSLTESPRFLEIDKPARVPLAEVVRDHWRLVLLTAGALSIGYAIFYTVTTWSLAYATERLGVGRGVMLVCIMGAVVVKGSLTPVVAILGDRYGRRPLCLIGCAASALWMFPLVALLATGEPLLMFLGFLGAMLAFVTMFAVIAAYLPELYEPRVRCTGAAVGYNLGGVLGGALTPIVATALVEQGGRVPWGVGAYLTGVALLSLGCFALLPETRPVAAVAPEPATG is encoded by the coding sequence ATGTTGCGGCTCGCCGCCGCGTCACTCGCCGGCACGGCCATCGAGTTCTACGACTTCTTCGTCTACGGGACCGCGGCGGCGCTGGTACTCGGGCCGCTGTTCTTCCCCACGTTCTCGCCACTGGCGGGAACCCTGGCCGCCTTCGCGACGTTCGGCGTGGGCTTCGTGGCGCGGCCACTGGGGTCGGTGCTGTTCGGGCACATCGGGGACCGGCACGGACGCCGACCGGTCCTCGTCGCCTCGCTGCTGCTGACCGGCGCTTCCACGGTCGCGGTCGGCTGCGTGCCGACGTACGACACCATCGGTGTGACCGCTCCCCTGTTGCTGCTCCTGCTGCGCTTCCTGCAGGGGCTCGGGCTCGGCGGCGAGTGGGGCGGAGCCGTGCTGCTGACGGTGGAGCACGCGCCCGCCGGGCGGCGCGGCCTGTGGTCGAGCTTCCCGCAGGTCGGGCCCGCGCTGGGCTTCCTGCTCGCCAACGGTGTGGTGCTGGGGCTGTCGGCGACGCTGTCCGATGCCCAGTTCGCCGCGTGGGGATGGCGGGTGCCGTTCTGGGCGGCGGGAGTGCTCGCGTTGGTGGGGCTGTGGCTGCGGTCTTCGCTCACCGAGAGTCCTCGGTTCCTCGAAATCGACAAGCCCGCGCGCGTGCCGCTCGCCGAGGTCGTCCGCGACCACTGGCGGCTCGTTCTGCTGACGGCCGGGGCCCTGTCGATCGGCTACGCGATCTTCTACACCGTGACGACATGGTCCCTCGCCTACGCCACCGAGCGGCTCGGCGTGGGCCGCGGCGTCATGCTGGTCTGCATCATGGGCGCGGTCGTGGTGAAGGGCTCGCTCACACCGGTGGTGGCGATTCTCGGCGACCGGTACGGCCGGCGGCCCCTGTGCCTGATCGGGTGCGCTGCCTCCGCCCTGTGGATGTTCCCCTTGGTCGCGCTCCTCGCCACGGGTGAGCCGCTGCTGATGTTCCTCGGTTTCCTCGGGGCGATGCTCGCGTTCGTCACGATGTTCGCTGTGATCGCCGCGTATCTGCCGGAGTTGTACGAGCCCCGGGTGCGCTGCACGGGCGCCGCGGTGGGCTACAACCTCGGCGGCGTCCTCGGGGGCGCGCTCACGCCGATCGTGGCGACAGCGCTCGTCGAGCAGGGCGGTCGGGTGCCCTGGGGTGTTGGGGCGTATCTGACGGGGGTCGCGCTGCTCAGCCTGGGGTGCTTCGCGCTGCTGCCCGAGACGCGTCCGGTGGCTGCCGTGGCGCCGGAGCCCGCCACGGGGTGA
- a CDS encoding S66 family peptidase codes for MTTISYPPKPSPGDRVAVVSPGAGLPGLFPLPYELGLERLRKEYGLEPVEYPATRKMGSTPQERADDIHAAFADPGIKAVIASIGGDDQITVLPLLDRELIRANPKPFLGMSDNTNLLMFLRNTGIVGYHGVSVMCELGRPGAMHPQTAESLRAALFTSGEYELRPAERWNDINRDWADPTTFDAEPETRPGGGWTWVNADQVVEGRTWGGCLEIVGWLLMADREIARDLSEYDGGVLLLETSEEMPSANEVFWTLRNMGERGLLQRFSALLMGRAKTWSFEHPNGPEEAARYAAEQREAVLRAMRMYAPNTPIVFDVDLGHTDPQLVIPYGGIVRVDGPARRITVTY; via the coding sequence ATGACCACGATCTCGTACCCGCCCAAGCCCTCCCCCGGCGACCGCGTCGCCGTCGTCTCGCCCGGCGCGGGCCTGCCCGGGCTCTTCCCGCTCCCTTACGAGCTGGGTCTGGAGCGGCTGCGCAAGGAGTACGGGCTCGAACCGGTCGAATACCCGGCGACCCGCAAGATGGGCTCCACGCCTCAGGAGCGGGCCGACGACATCCACGCCGCCTTCGCCGACCCGGGCATCAAAGCGGTCATCGCGTCCATCGGCGGCGATGACCAGATCACCGTGCTGCCGTTGCTGGACCGGGAGTTGATCCGGGCGAACCCCAAGCCGTTCCTCGGAATGAGCGACAACACGAACCTGCTCATGTTCCTGCGTAACACCGGAATCGTCGGCTATCACGGCGTGAGTGTGATGTGCGAGCTGGGCCGCCCCGGCGCCATGCACCCGCAGACCGCCGAGTCCCTGCGGGCAGCGCTGTTCACGTCGGGCGAGTACGAACTCCGGCCCGCCGAGCGCTGGAACGACATCAATCGCGACTGGGCCGACCCGACGACCTTCGATGCGGAGCCGGAGACGCGGCCCGGAGGCGGGTGGACCTGGGTGAACGCCGACCAGGTGGTGGAAGGCCGCACCTGGGGCGGCTGCCTGGAGATCGTCGGGTGGCTGCTGATGGCCGACCGTGAGATCGCTCGTGACCTGTCGGAGTACGACGGCGGAGTGCTGTTGCTGGAGACGTCGGAGGAGATGCCGAGCGCCAACGAGGTCTTCTGGACCCTGCGCAACATGGGCGAGCGCGGTCTGCTCCAGCGCTTCTCCGCGCTGCTGATGGGCCGTGCGAAGACGTGGTCCTTCGAACACCCCAATGGCCCGGAGGAGGCCGCTCGTTACGCCGCTGAGCAGCGCGAGGCCGTGCTGCGGGCCATGCGCATGTATGCCCCCAACACTCCGATCGTCTTCGACGTGGACCTCGGACACACCGACCCGCAACTCGTCATCCCTTACGGCGGCATCGTGCGTGTCGATGGCCCCGCCCGGCGCATCACCGTCACGTACTGA
- the aroQ gene encoding type II 3-dehydroquinate dehydratase, which translates to MPRTLANAPIMILNGPNLNLLGQRQPEIYGSETLADVEALCVKAAAAHGGTIDFRQSNHEGELVDWIHEARLHHCGIVINPGAYSHTSVAILDALNTCDGLPVLEVHISNIHKRESFRHHSYVSLRADGVIAGCGVQGYVFGVERVAALAGAGQADT; encoded by the coding sequence GTGCCCCGCACCCTGGCCAACGCCCCGATCATGATCCTCAATGGCCCCAACCTGAACCTGCTCGGCCAGCGCCAGCCGGAGATCTACGGCTCCGAGACCCTGGCCGATGTCGAGGCTCTGTGCGTCAAGGCGGCTGCCGCGCACGGCGGCACGATCGACTTCCGGCAGTCCAACCACGAGGGGGAGTTGGTCGACTGGATCCATGAGGCACGGCTGCATCACTGCGGGATCGTGATCAACCCCGGTGCCTACTCGCACACCTCCGTGGCGATCCTGGATGCGCTCAACACCTGTGACGGCCTTCCGGTGTTGGAGGTCCATATCTCCAACATCCACAAGCGCGAGTCGTTCCGGCACCACTCGTACGTCTCGCTGCGCGCCGACGGGGTCATCGCGGGGTGCGGTGTGCAGGGGTACGTGTTCGGTGTGGAGCGGGTCGCGGCGCTGGCCGGGGCGGGGCAGGCGGACACGTGA